A segment of the Mangrovimonas sp. YM274 genome:
TTTGACGTGGTACGTGCCGAAGTTCCAAAAATGAAATTGGACGACGTCTTTGTAAAAAAGGATGATATTGCCCTAGCTGTAAAAGCTGAATTAAATGATGCCATGCTAGACTATGGTTTTGACATCATTAAAACCTTGGTAACCGATATTGACCCAGATGCTCAAGTGAAAGCGGCCATGAACCGCATCAATGCCGCAGAAAGAGAAAAAACAGCCGCGCAGTACGAAGGAGATGCACAACGCATTTTAATTGTTGAAAAAGCAAAAGCCGAAGCCGAAAGCAAGCGTTTACAAGGACAAGGTATTGCCGATCAACGTCGCGAAATTGCCAGAGGTTTGGAAGAATCTGTGGAAGTATTGAACCGTGTGGGTATCAATTCACAGGAAGCTTCTGCCTTGATTGTGGTAACCCAACACTATGATACCTTGCAATCCTTAGGAGAAGAAACCAATAGCAACTTGATTTTATTACCAAATGTTCCACAAGCAGGAAGTAACATGCTGAATGAAATGGTTGCCAGCTTTACGGCAAGTAACCAAATTGGTGAAGCTATGAAAGAAGCCAAAAATAAAGGCAATCAAGAATAGCCTTCCTATAAAACTTAATTTAAAGCCCCATAACAAAT
Coding sequences within it:
- a CDS encoding SPFH domain-containing protein is translated as MGQFILVPILVIAALILISALFIVKQQTAVIIERFGKFQSIRQSGLQLKIPVVDKIAGRLSLKIQQLDVIVETKTLDDVFVRLKVSVQYKVIRDKVYDAFYKLDYPHEQITSYVFDVVRAEVPKMKLDDVFVKKDDIALAVKAELNDAMLDYGFDIIKTLVTDIDPDAQVKAAMNRINAAEREKTAAQYEGDAQRILIVEKAKAEAESKRLQGQGIADQRREIARGLEESVEVLNRVGINSQEASALIVVTQHYDTLQSLGEETNSNLILLPNVPQAGSNMLNEMVASFTASNQIGEAMKEAKNKGNQE